DNA from Hippoglossus hippoglossus isolate fHipHip1 chromosome 1, fHipHip1.pri, whole genome shotgun sequence:
CCACCCTCTGCCTCGGCCCATGATTGGCTGAGACTGAAGGTGAAGAAGACGGTGGTGTTTTGGCCGGGTGACTGCAGACAACTGACACCACTCCCTTGTTGTTGAAGTTGATGATGCTACTGTTGCTCGTGGAGGACTGAGGTTTCTGACCTCCAACAAAGCTACAACTGCCCTGTGTCTGCTTCATCTGCCCACTGCCCAACACGCTGAAGGGCAGCCTGAAGGTTTTGGGGGAGTACTGGTGGTGTTGCTGTTGACTGGGGATTATCTGATGGGAAAGTGGGAGCGAGGGCGAGGATGAAGgggacggggaggaggagggaggtggagtgggTGCAGGAGGCCGAGGGGTGAGCTTGATGATGGAAGAGGAGTTGCTGCTGTGGGAGGACTTTGTGAGGGTGGCCTGCATGGGCGTGATGAAGTTggactggtggtggtggtgtgtgtgagatttagcTTGAGAGGAGTGTGAGGTATGGGAGATGGGGGATGGCGAGGACACCACTGAGGAGGTGGGGCAGAAGGACTGCAGACTGGGGTGGGAGGTAGAGTTGGAGCGGGACTGGGAtgagggggaggaagaaggtgtgatgctgctgctcacgGCGCTGCCGTTGCTGCTGATGCTACCGGCTTTGGCACTGCTCTTAGCCAGTCCTTGAAGAGTTCCCATAGTTCCCAGTATCCCCGCAGGGCTAACGAAGCCCTTCTGATGGGGGGGCAGCAGAGGGGAAGCTGTGGGCGGAGGCCGTTGCCTCTGAGGTGATGGGGAGGGGTGTAGGTGCATTTTGCTACTCCCACCAATCATTGAGCTTGTTCTGTGACTGGGTGATACCAAGGTAACGTGTCTCTGATTCTGGGTTTGACTCACGATGGCGGATCCTTTGATCATACCATAGGCTGCATCTGTAGTCCTGGGGGCCAATGACAGGCCTGTAGCCTGCAACCGAGCCATGGAGGAAACAGCtgaagacgaggaagaggaggtagaAGAGGAGCTTGGTagcattgttattgttattggcAAATTCCCAGCAGACCCAGCTGCCAGTGGAGCGGCTTCCACCTTAGACAGGGAATGATGCTGAGTCGTGGATGTGACCGAGGCAGAGAGCTGAGACGCTGCAGGGTAGTGAGGGGTgacgggaggaggagaggtggtggGGATTTGCAGGGGTGGGGGCGACAAGGGGCTGTCTGAGGGCCCAAGGCCCTTGGACGCATTGCTGAGGAGGGCCAGAGCGTGGGAGATGGAGTCCAGAGAGGGAGCGGTCAGATCCTCATCCAGGGAGTCCGACAGACAGATGGGCTCCGAgggcgaggaggagaggggctggCGGTTGGAGTTCAAAGCAGATGTGGAGGTGGACAGAGACGGTGTGGACATCATGGTGAAAGGTGGTTTGTGGATCCAGAGACCCTCCTGAAGAACAGAAGAGGTTTGTTGAGCATCAGTAACAAAGAAAACGACCAGTTTATTCTCAAGTTTACCTCAGTTACATCAGAAAAAACTTTGTTTCTAATTTCTTTTGTTCATCAGTTAACGAAACTCAAAACAGCATCAACAAGGTTTATCTGTTGccttgtttaaaatgttatagCCTTCATTTTATAGTTTGGCTTTTAATGTACAAAAAAACATCCCAAAGTGATGAATTTTGTTGCCAGTAGCATAATATAAATTCAAAGAACAGCAGGTGGAATCATTGGAATTAAAACTTGGAGCAGCAGAATGGTGTGTATAACATGACTCTGCTGAATTACTGATGAAAGTAGTGGAAATGTGCATTATACAAAATGAGCCACATGAGCTGTTGAAGTAGGCTACAGGCCGTCATATTATATGAAATTAATCAGAGTTAGTCTGTATCCAGAACTGAGCCAATGTGATACAATGGTGTGATACTTTTTAGATAACATACAATGCATGGTCTGAGTTATCACTTACCTTGGCTTTGGCCTTGGGCCCAGGCACCATTCTCCTTTTGacactgtgaaaaaaacatcagcagatAAATATTCAGccttttccatttccattttgaATTCAAGTTCAGTCTCTGAAAAATCCCACAGTggtttgtgtgagtgaggaaACACAAGCGGTTTGAGATAAAGTTCATACTCACAGGTTTCCAGTGAGGTGACTGTGAACAGCCAGACTCTCCTTAAATAAAATCCTAagcagaagaaacacaaaaaacactgttAACTGTTGACTGAACAGACAGTGAGTGCATTCACCTGCGGCTGAGATACTAGTTTACCCATACAACCACAGTACATTATGAATTAGCTACACTGCACATGATAACAGCCACATGTCTCCAGCCCACAGAGGACAGAGTGAGAGTGTTAGATTGACCAGTCATGTATTATGGttggttttatgttttgtgtgtgatataacaattttaataacttttaaactATTTCTATTAACATCTCAATAAGATCAAAACTATTGGTTGTTGGCGTTTTACTATCGATTGATTCTACCTTCTGATCTCATTACGCTGCATGACTTATGTGTACAAGCTCTGTACTACCTTGGATGGATCCATGTGCTGAACAGTTCATATCTTATACTTCTCCCTGTTTCCTTTGCAGGACTTTAACACTGTCTTGTGCaaacatattttgttgtttttgctgccaTTTCAGTGACTTCCCAAACACCTGCACTTAAGAATCAGCCACTAGggtaaatgtacattttcttaaaaatgaAACTGTTAATTGAGCTCAACAGTCACAGCCTCTAAATTAAATTTCTAAATGAAACTTCTAAAGCTAATGTTTTTCAGTGTTGTATCACTGCAAGACTTTACTCTTTAACACCTCATCACTCAAATCATTCAAATCAGTACAACCTAAGCTTAAAGGTTTTGTAAATCAATAAACCTTAATAAATAGGAAAAGCattgaaattatattataaattaaaaagaaagaatctaaaaacatgtacaaaatATATCTTAACACCACATTAGTTATTTTAACTATGGTTTGAACAGGATCATGCAAACATTAATCTCCCGTAGGCAGATAAGGGAAATCCCCCGGTGCCACAACCAATTGTTACCAGACTTTACATGACTTGATGAGCATAAAACATGATGAAGACTAAGGCCTTAGCTTtccagaaaaaaatgtttttgtagcTATTATATTTCAGATTAATTATAGCAGGATCATACAAACAACCATTAACCACGCCCAGTTAGGGGCCACCTACAAGACATCCATTCTCGGTGGCTTTAAATGTCATATCAATATGCTATAACCCTGTCTTTGGTTGAAATTATTTTCTATAGAAACTAGTGATTGTCTGAGCCagtaaatacacagacacacacacagacctggtCTGCATCCAACCCTTGGGCCATAGTGGTTTGACCTCATTCTCTAAGAAGGCCTTGAGGTACTCctccacagacagagagcacTGGTTCTCCATGTCATAGCAGCTCAGCTTCACTCGCACCAGGCTGCACAGTAGGttcctgcaaaaaaacacatctccaATGAAACACATTCAAGACTATTAAAATCTAAACTAGGCTGCAGGTGCAGAGCACATAATGATGGAGGGAGTCAAGTGTGAGAAtcactgtgtgaaaaaaaatcctaaaatgTCAACGCTGTTGAGAAAACGGATGATGATTGAAAAGTAGATGTAAGTGAGTGTCaaggtttttgtcttttcattggCCACTGATTCTTTATTCAATATTTCCACTTTCATGTGGACATAAAATTCCGGAATTGCCTCAGTGACAATAAGGATCCTGTTTGGTGAAGAAATAAATCTGTCATGGATTTATACATAAAAAGTGAAGCAATGCTGttgaaatattcaaaaataattcTATATACAAACCATAACAGGTTTTCCTGAGGATGTTTATCCTGAGACTTCACCAACTAATACTAACAGATTTACTTAATTTTCATAACTTTCAAAACCTTATTTTTCTCCATCCCAGTAACTTTGAGGAATCTGAAAGGCCTGTGTAAGTTTACGTGATTCAAACACCAAAGGTGGAGGGTGACAGGAAAGATAAAAGTGAATGGGTTTGAGAGAACACTTCAGAATAGAGTGTCAAATCATCAAGCgccaaacacaaactgcagctacATCTTTACCTGAGTTTGTCATCCCAGACAAACTTCTTCCTCGGGCCCATCACCCTTTTCCCAggtttctcctcatcctcctcctcggagccgttcttctctccctcctctgactgCTGCCTGCAGGACCCACACACACCGTCAataacatataaacacacatacataaaacaaatgtttgaagaAACTTAATTGGAAATtcttaacaataataattacattCTTGTGTTTGTATGGTCTGGTGTCCAGATAAAAAGGAAGAACTATGAAGACACCAAGCTTGCAAAAAACATGTGGGCTAAAATTCGAATACAATTTTTAACTATTCTCTCAACATTTACTTGAACAATTGTCCAACTTTaatttttgtatgtgttttttcaaCTGGTCAAAAGGAAGGAAGCAGTAGACAATGAAAGTCAAGACAAAGTTGTTTACTCAACCgttttctgaaagaaaaaatTAGTTACTCACTTTGCAACCTTGGCCATGCAGTCCATGTTGTATTTCGCTATCTGCTCTGGCATCACACTGCACACCGCCAGCTTCAGCTTCAACAGTGGCGCCCGTACTCGGTCATCCTGAGGGagccaagaggaggaggaagagttagAAGTCAgggtgaggaggaagtgaaaaggtaaaaacagcaacagtgtgaaaaaagaaaaagaacaacgAGATAAACAGAAAGTTAAAGGAAAACAGAGGGTGTGACAGTATGTTGATGTAATTTGTCAATAATACTTTAATGGTCCATGACAAAAGACATTTGGAAGCCTGTTTGTCAGAGCCAGTCGTTGTCGCACTTGTCTGGCGACACTGAGATCCCTGCACATTAACCACTGAGGCAGAGAAGGTATCCACCTTCTCTGCCTCAGTGGTGGCGATTAAGCTTTATAACAAAATAATGTGGAGACACTAGAGGATCAGATTCGGGGTTTGACCAAAGCTGAACAAAGCAACTCAACTGctcaaaaacatgaaatacaaaTCAGAAAATGGAGTGATGCGTTTGTTATGAAAAATTCCCAAAGAGCTGAAATGTTGTGGACAAAGACGAGAATTAATTTGTTGCCAAatgagacaataaaaaaaacaacactggtgtaaatccagacattttcctgaaattttctagaagggctgtctgtctgtctgtcatgtcCTGTCTCATGCATGCACTACCCAAGTGTCTCCCCTTGCCTGTCAACATTGTCACACTTTTACTTTGTAGGCAAAATTCCTGAAAAAGAAGTGATTCTATGACTGCTTCTGCCATGACTGACATCAGCACCTACGGTacctgtgaatgtttgtgtcagtccaatattatgaaaaaagaaagaaatacctAGCATGCCAGATATTATTGCTAACAGCCCAGTTTTGGACTGCGATCCACCAGTTGCCGACCACTGGTTTAATGTCTAATCTTAGATAATTGTTCCTCTCTACACTGAATGTGGATTTTATTCTTGCAAAGCTTCAATTCTAATCCTCTACAAAATTGAACAAATGTAATGATGCATGAATCCATTTGGAGACTGCACTTCTGATATCTTCCTTATGTACAGAGGATTTAGCCCTCCCTGAATCTGACTTCTTGTGTCTAGTGAgctatcaaacaaacaaccgcAGGAAAGATTTGTTTTCTAGTAACATCCTAAATCAATGTGATGTGGATTCCTCACTCACCTGGATGTTGAGGCTGAGCTTCTTCAGCCGTTTGAGGAGGGCTTCTTTGTTGCACGGCACAAATGCCTCCATGTGCGAGTAGATGTCTGAACGCGCCTCGCGAGGCTGCTCCTGGACCTGCAGCTCGAtactgagaggaggaagaggaagaagtcaGCATGGTGGGATACACCAGGGACAGACAAATAAAAGGACAGGATGTGGTGAGGgagataaagaataaaagaggaaCTGAGGACTGAAGGGCAGTGacggaggagtgaggaggaggaggatgaacaTAAATAAAGTTGGTTGAACAAGAGACTGGAATGGAAATGAGTAGCATGTCATTAACACAGACAAagggagaaacacagagacagcagaAGAGGTGATGAGGGAAATCTGCTGAAAATGAGTGAGAAAGACtgaaagggaggaggagagagtgagctGGGATTTGGCTGACTGTGATTTAAAAGCTGTCCTACTCACTCCAGGAGAATGTTATTCATGTCCAGGGTGAAAAATTTCTTCCTGCCCTCCTGATCAAACTGCCTCGAGGCCTGTGGGAGAAAGGGTTGAGTCAGCAAACAGCACTGTTCCATACagcacatataaatatacatatatctgTGGAGCTGAGCCTCTGAGGACATTACTGACAGACACAAATACTTCTTCTCCACCTGCCTGATCCTGACCTTATTCACCAAGTTCTAATTTTAACTATACATCTCATAAATACACTCTGTCCACTCTGCACTGCTGAGAAAGTTCTCCATCACTCAGATTAAATGAGGAAACCAAACGAACAGGGAGGTCTCAGtccacttaaagggatagttcacccaaaaatgaaaattcactcatctactcactaCTATGCCGAtggatcacagcagacatttaggctaaaaacatggtgtaaatgacgacgtttcaagtcaaatttgaatgttggggcttacggacacttggatgcaaccacaggagcagtatggaggcattttatgatgtttttctgttgtattttttacttttgaagaagtggtcaccatttacttcaattgtattggatttggctgcaacactgtttaccgctgaaactcctaaagtgttttttggactcaaacacttcacccaccccttcatGGGCATAGTGGGGAGTAGATAATGTGTTTCATTAGTTTCATTTTTAGGCGAACTAGCcctttaagctgctttcagcattttcctgaaatttttgGGAAATTGCTTATGTGAGGACACAAATGTGGGAGTCAGTTAAAATGTATGAGTGAACCCATgggagaatacagcaggaaaatatctggaaaattcCACACGAGGGAGTGGGCATGTTGATTTCTTAACACGTGATGGCCGCAAAACCGAACATTATGCCCCGTCTCCTGTATGCTCTACCCAGACAACACCCCTTggctgaatgttctggacattttcctgttgttgtgaatgcgccTGATCCGAACAATCTTCTGTtgcattgttcatatgtgaaaggcaaattccagAAACTACCTTTTCCAGatctcatgtctgaaaatggctttagagGGAACTCTGTGTGGTTCACTTGTGGTGTGAAGCCACAGGATTTGTTTTTGATAGTAAATTTGTGGTTTTAGCTCATAATCATAAGTCATAATCAAAATTTAAACTACTGTCAAATCCACCTTCTGATCACAGGAAGTGTCCTGATCTGTATAAAACAGTGGTAACATGTGTGCATCATCAAGTGCCTGAAGGGATTTTTTTCTGATTCATCTGAAACAATAAAGGAATTGCAGTTGTTGTGCTTTTGTTCTTCTCTGCATGTCAACAGCTCCTAAGTAAAAAGTGAATGGACGGTAGCAGCTACActgtaacaaacaaaccaaaatctATCAAGATCTAAGAGGAAATATTGGACgaaaaaaaaccaaactacAGGTCAAGTGAAGTGATGAATCTCCTTCCTATATGCTACCTACCtatttcattctttatttctcctcctcactcttctCTTCATCACCTCAGTAATCCCTCACTTGCATCTCTCTTTTTAATTGCCTCTCTCTGCCGCTCTTTACATTTCTACCAACAACTAGAAGAGATTTCTCAGCTACAGTTTGACTCTGTTGCTTTGAGATATAGgagcaacaaaaacatgaaaacttctTCAAAAGTAGAAATTCCAGCCCTGTTACAGTTACATAAAAACCCTCAGGGTTATGCCTGGAGCCGATACCTAGAAAAGAGACTATTCTCATTGGTCtgaacaataacaataacattttatgcCACTTTCTCCTCTGACTGGCATTTGTGTTAAACGTCAATAAAAAGGCTTCGCCGGTAATTGCAGCCACCCACAGCGAGGCTACAGTCGACTCACCGCCCGCAGGTCCTCGATGCGTTTAATAAGAGGAGCAGGCAGTCCGTCAGGAAGCGGGGGCGGAGAAAAAAGTCCACTGGAGGATCCTAGGCTGCGCCCttgtccccctcctcctgttgttgttgttgttgttttatgacCCGGAACACCAACTCCCAGAATGCCATTCTCCCTGGCCGCCACCATTGCGTGCTGCTGATCAGAGTCCGACAAGCTGAAGTCCAAGTCGCCTAGGAGATCCTGCAACTCCTTCTCGTTGGCTGAGCCcagcagtgacatcacagcAGGGTCTGAGGTGAGGTCTGTCAGTGAGAGGTCGTTGCTGGCTGCATTGCCCTGCGGGTGGGCAGAGTTAGAGGCTAACAGGTGGTTCGTAGAGTTGGCAGAGTGTGGTTTGTTAGCCAAGCCTCTTGCCAGACTAGGGTGAACCATGGTGgggtttcttttcttcatctcctccttctcccgGGTGAAGCGGCGGAGCATGGCTGCCAGATACAGCGAGTCCTTCatcagcttcttcctcttctttttctccggTCGATGGAGGTTGAGAGTCGTCACCCTGATGAagtgaaacacaacaaagcCTCTTTTTTAGCAAAATGTTAAACGTTCAGTGTGtatgatttaggtgaaagggatctattggcagaaattaaatataaataaaattaatataaaataa
Protein-coding regions in this window:
- the ubn2a gene encoding ubinuclein-2a isoform X2; this encodes MAEPRKVQFVTLSAFAAGAAAESRKRRLEDGADVSFGRAGEVEAATGAGGGGGGGAASSNGRLGKTDGDDMDKAGGAESRTTMRLNLPLSEPDDRSSVEFNYGELIQNLQAKKKPPTVTSVQNPNDPFNDDEKEQLQVEAMAKKFENKYGNIGKKKKDRMQDLIDIGFGYDETDPFIDNSEAYDELVPASLTTKLGGFYINTGTLQFRAASESEGEEDKKPNDNKEQVIKKRKKKEVNNLEEKNLKKNRVPKQGVTTLNLHRPEKKKRKKLMKDSLYLAAMLRRFTREKEEMKKRNPTMVHPSLARGLANKPHSANSTNHLLASNSAHPQGNAASNDLSLTDLTSDPAVMSLLGSANEKELQDLLGDLDFSLSDSDQQHAMVAARENGILGVGVPGHKTTTTTTGGGGQGRSLGSSSGLFSPPPLPDGLPAPLIKRIEDLRAASRQFDQEGRKKFFTLDMNNILLDIELQVQEQPREARSDIYSHMEAFVPCNKEALLKRLKKLSLNIQDDRVRAPLLKLKLAVCSVMPEQIAKYNMDCMAKVAKQQSEEGEKNGSEEEDEEKPGKRVMGPRKKFVWDDKLRNLLCSLVRVKLSCYDMENQCSLSVEEYLKAFLENEVKPLWPKGWMQTRILFKESLAVHSHLTGNLVKRRMVPGPKAKAKEGLWIHKPPFTMMSTPSLSTSTSALNSNRQPLSSSPSEPICLSDSLDEDLTAPSLDSISHALALLSNASKGLGPSDSPLSPPPLQIPTTSPPPVTPHYPAASQLSASVTSTTQHHSLSKVEAAPLAAGSAGNLPITITMLPSSSSTSSSSSSAVSSMARLQATGLSLAPRTTDAAYGMIKGSAIVSQTQNQRHVTLVSPSHRTSSMIGGSSKMHLHPSPSPQRQRPPPTASPLLPPHQKGFVSPAGILGTMGTLQGLAKSSAKAGSISSNGSAVSSSITPSSSPSSQSRSNSTSHPSLQSFCPTSSVVSSPSPISHTSHSSQAKSHTHHHHQSNFITPMQATLTKSSHSSNSSSIIKLTPRPPAPTPPPSSSPSPSSSPSLPLSHQIIPSQQQHHQYSPKTFRLPFSVLGSGQMKQTQGSCSFVGGQKPQSSTSNSSIINFNNKGVVSVVCSHPAKTPPSSSPSVSANHGPRQRVAGGVNSGSKAGNGWMASGTLASSSTTSHLSQVTTAGTSLLCSPSTLPMGFGMLGGLVPVSLPFQFPPLLNFSPPGAPGAAGMGSAPSSNSGYPLSQSDLIDANQSQGGDVKRKSH
- the ubn2a gene encoding ubinuclein-2a isoform X1, translating into MAEPRKVQFVTLSAFAAGAAAESRKRRLEDGADVSFGRAGEVEAATGAGGGGGGGAASSNGRLGKTDGDDMDKAGGAESRTTMRLNLPLSEPDDRSSVEFNYGELIQNLQAKKKPPTVTSVQNPNDPFNDDEKEQLQVEAMAKKFENKYGNIGKKKKDRMQDLIDIGFGYDETDPFIDNSEAYDELVPASLTTKLGGFYINTGTLQFRAASESEGEEDKKPNDNKEQVIKKRKKKEVNNLEEKNLKKNRVPKQGVTTLNLHRPEKKKRKKLMKDSLYLAAMLRRFTREKEEMKKRNPTMVHPSLARGLANKPHSANSTNHLLASNSAHPQGNAASNDLSLTDLTSDPAVMSLLGSANEKELQDLLGDLDFSLSDSDQQHAMVAARENGILGVGVPGHKTTTTTTGGGGQGRSLGSSSGLFSPPPLPDGLPAPLIKRIEDLRAASRQFDQEGRKKFFTLDMNNILLDIELQVQEQPREARSDIYSHMEAFVPCNKEALLKRLKKLSLNIQDDRVRAPLLKLKLAVCSVMPEQIAKYNMDCMAKVAKQQSEEGEKNGSEEEDEEKPGKRVMGPRKKFVWDDKLRNLLCSLVRVKLSCYDMENQCSLSVEEYLKAFLENEVKPLWPKGWMQTRILFKESLAVHSHLTGNLVKRRMVPGPKAKAKEGLWIHKPPFTMMSTPSLSTSTSALNSNRQPLSSSPSEPICLSDSLDEDLTAPSLDSISHALALLSNASKGLGPSDSPLSPPPLQIPTTSPPPVTPHYPAASQLSASVTSTTQHHSLSKVEAAPLAAGSAGNLPITITMLPSSSSTSSSSSSAVSSMARLQATGLSLAPRTTDAAYGMIKGSAIVSQTQNQRHVTLVSPSHRTSSMIGGSSKMHLHPSPSPQRQRPPPTASPLLPPHQKGFVSPAGILGTMGTLQGLAKSSAKAGSISSNGSAVSSSITPSSSPSSQSRSNSTSHPSLQSFCPTSSVVSSPSPISHTSHSSQAKSHTHHHHQSNFITPMQATLTKSSHSSNSSSIIKLTPRPPAPTPPPSSSPSPSSSPSLPLSHQIIPSQQQHHQYSPKTFRLPFSVLGSGQMKQTQGSCSFVGGQKPQSSTSNSSIINFNNKGVVSVVCSHPAKTPPSSSPSVSANHGPRQRVAGGVNSGSKAGNGWMASGTLASSSTTSHLSQVTTAGTSLLCSPSTLPMGFGMLGGLVPVSLPFQFPPLLNFSPPGAPGAAGMGSAPSSNSGYPLSQSDLIDLYKSLQSGSQAALPPHLQLAFSDANQSQGGDVKRKSH